One region of Natronorubrum aibiense genomic DNA includes:
- a CDS encoding DHH family phosphoesterase — MYDELIDSGDLPLARKSVLPGTGFFLPDTLEEDLEDEQTAAALEGADVAVIADSDADGLACVALIREAYDDVRNVPEPDDDDAVDKRTDAADAVDDAEPVLAGDADDPLEEPEPTPHSVALIPASPHDVEDALARVAEYGDEGIDIFVCDLAPDRYEYVEDELEAALETGDSVEWYDHHQWDDDVAAAVRDAGATLVVGDSDEECSADVVYRSLEYEFGPMYEELATVTRDHDLWLREDPRSDDLADYAYWTDPAEYVEVVREYGVDLPDWVREFLEERRVEKEALIEQAVGRSEFRDIGGYTVGITYGRCSQNEVAEAMREQGADASVIVKPAGSASIRGTDEFQLCHEVAGKVNGGGHPKAAGCKPDIYDDMLDYANHWTTRGAVTKQVILDAFRDVVAEADAVDDEQSDE; from the coding sequence TTTTCTGCCCGACACCCTCGAGGAAGACCTCGAAGACGAGCAGACGGCGGCTGCCCTCGAAGGTGCCGACGTAGCCGTTATCGCCGACTCCGACGCCGACGGCCTCGCCTGCGTGGCGCTCATTCGAGAGGCCTACGACGACGTCCGGAACGTCCCCGAACCCGACGACGATGATGCCGTCGACAAGCGAACCGATGCGGCGGATGCCGTCGACGACGCCGAACCCGTCCTCGCTGGCGACGCCGACGACCCACTCGAGGAACCCGAACCGACGCCGCACTCCGTCGCGCTGATCCCCGCAAGCCCACACGACGTCGAGGACGCGCTGGCCCGCGTCGCCGAGTACGGCGACGAGGGAATCGATATCTTCGTCTGTGACCTAGCGCCGGACCGCTACGAGTACGTCGAGGACGAACTCGAGGCAGCCCTCGAGACCGGCGATAGCGTCGAGTGGTACGACCACCATCAGTGGGACGACGACGTCGCCGCGGCGGTTCGCGATGCCGGCGCGACGCTGGTCGTCGGCGACTCCGACGAGGAGTGTAGCGCGGACGTCGTCTACCGCTCGCTCGAGTACGAGTTCGGACCGATGTACGAAGAACTGGCGACCGTTACGCGCGATCACGACCTCTGGCTGCGCGAGGACCCACGAAGCGACGATCTCGCGGACTACGCCTACTGGACCGATCCCGCCGAGTACGTCGAGGTCGTCCGCGAGTACGGCGTCGACCTGCCCGACTGGGTTCGTGAGTTCCTCGAAGAACGCCGCGTCGAGAAGGAAGCGCTGATCGAGCAGGCGGTCGGTCGTTCGGAGTTCCGCGACATCGGCGGCTACACGGTCGGAATCACCTACGGCCGCTGTTCGCAAAACGAGGTCGCCGAAGCGATGCGCGAGCAGGGGGCCGACGCCTCCGTGATCGTCAAACCTGCCGGCTCGGCATCGATTCGGGGAACCGACGAGTTCCAGTTGTGTCACGAGGTCGCGGGCAAGGTCAACGGCGGCGGCCACCCGAAGGCCGCGGGCTGTAAACCCGACATCTACGACGATATGCTCGACTATGCGAACCACTGGACGACCCGCGGCGCGGTGACGAAACAGGTCATCCTCGATGCGTTCCGCGACGTCGTCGCCGAGGCCGACGCGGTGGACGACGAACAGTCCGACGAGTAA